ATTCCCGACGGCTTCCGCGAGCGCATCGAAGCCGCCGACCACGTCGTCCACGCAGGCGATTTCGACAGCGAGGGGGCGCTGTCGAACGTCCGCGCGATGGCGTCGCGGCTCACCGCCGTCGGCGGGAACATGGACCCCCGTATCGGCCTGCCCGACCGCGCGACGGTCGAGCTCGGCGGGGTCACGTTCGTCGTGACCCACGGCACCGGCTCGAAGCGCGGCTACGAGGACCGCGTCGCGAATATCGTCCGCGAGGAGGCCGGCGAGGACGCCGTCGGTGTTGCCGGGCACACACACGAAGTCATGGACACGACTCACGGCGGCGTCAGGCTGCTGAACCCCGGGAGCGCGACCGGAGCCGCCCCGGCCGAGCGAGCGACGATGATGACCGCGACGGTGGGCAACGGGGAAATCGACGTCGAAACGGTTCGGTTGTAGACGCGTTCCCGTTCAGTGTGAAACAGCCCCAAGATGCCATCGTCCGCCGGCGTAACTGGCTTTGTACTGGCTGAACAGATTGGTCACCAACGCTCGGTTCGTTTCTCGGTGAATGAACCACTACTGGTATCGAGACAGACCTCGGCGCCGATTGGATTCACGGCCCATACCGACCCGTCTTTTCGCTAAATGTTCACATATGCCTGATCTGCCGTCACCTCGTCGCTACTGGGCGCAATTTCCCGGCCGCTCTAAGCGTTCGTCAGGGGCGATAGCTAACTCACCTTTTTGTGGCAGCATCGATACCGCACCGCCGGTTTGCTGACGCACGTGCGCTAACTCGTGGGCCAGGACGTGCTGACCCTCCGCCGATTCTGGGTCGTACTCCCCGCGGTTGAACGCGACGTGGTTCCTGGCGGTACAGACGCGGGCGTTGATGTCCTCACGGGCTTTCGCCGCCTGTGGCCCAGTGTGGAGACATCTAGAAGCGGTTACTCACAACCGCCCAAAATGTCGCCCCGACTGGCCCCGACGGATTCAGCGGACGATTCGTCGATACTAGAATCAGCAGGGAGGACCAACGGCTGCTTTGACGACCGAGGTGAGTCAGAGACTACAAATGAAAACCGGACGAAACTTATCGCGTATCTCGTAACTTTTCAGCAGTTTTCACGGCTGCCTCAGTCAATTGTTCTTCGTCGATACTCCCGCGGACTTCGTCTCTGAGTTCGGGTTCGCAATACGCATCCGCCTCCGCAAATAGGTAGTCAAGGATTCGAAACACTTCCTCATTTGGTGCTTTGTCGTCATCCAGGTAGATATCAATGTATCTATTGGAGAATTCACGTGCTGTTAACTCTCCATTGGTAAATCTCTCTATCAAATTCAGATACGTCCGCACATACTCATCATTTGTCATTTCACCCACCTCCCAACTCGCCTGTAGACAGTAAACACTCCCGCTGGTCTTCACGGAGCTTCCAAGCCGACCAGAACTCCCCATCC
The Halomicroarcula saliterrae genome window above contains:
- a CDS encoding metallophosphoesterase family protein, with the protein product MDVALISDTHIPSRASRIPDGFRERIEAADHVVHAGDFDSEGALSNVRAMASRLTAVGGNMDPRIGLPDRATVELGGVTFVVTHGTGSKRGYEDRVANIVREEAGEDAVGVAGHTHEVMDTTHGGVRLLNPGSATGAAPAERATMMTATVGNGEIDVETVRL
- a CDS encoding colicin immunity domain-containing protein, which codes for MTNDEYVRTYLNLIERFTNGELTAREFSNRYIDIYLDDDKAPNEEVFRILDYLFAEADAYCEPELRDEVRGSIDEEQLTEAAVKTAEKLRDTR